A stretch of Corallococcus soli DNA encodes these proteins:
- a CDS encoding NAD+ kinase produces the protein MFEKVVLVTRKTRLSDLVVRFNTKKQAKFYVERAGQDFTGFEEEDDTYRRAVDALRAQLDVGLPVQQVDRSLVPTFLFTGKELVVAVGQDGLVANVAKYVGDQPLLGVNPDPERFDGVLLPFLPHKARGAVQRVLEGRGHFRQVQLAEARLGDGQRLLAFNDLFIGARTHVSARYQVRFGGRQESQSSSGVLVSTGAGSSGWLSSVFALASGLTRQTGGTPGQPWKLGWEDARLAFVVREPFVSRHSSADIVGGFVTAQEELVLESRMPQGGVIFSDGMEEDFLTFGAGATARIRPSEQRARLVVP, from the coding sequence ATGTTCGAGAAGGTGGTGCTCGTCACGCGCAAGACGCGGTTGTCAGACCTGGTGGTGCGCTTCAACACGAAGAAGCAGGCGAAGTTCTACGTGGAGCGCGCCGGCCAGGACTTCACGGGCTTTGAAGAAGAGGACGACACCTACCGCCGCGCGGTGGACGCCCTGCGCGCGCAACTGGACGTGGGGCTACCGGTGCAGCAGGTGGACCGCTCGCTCGTGCCCACCTTCCTCTTCACCGGCAAGGAGCTGGTGGTGGCGGTGGGGCAGGACGGGCTGGTGGCCAACGTGGCCAAGTACGTGGGCGACCAGCCGCTCCTGGGCGTCAACCCGGACCCCGAGCGCTTCGACGGGGTGCTCCTGCCCTTCCTCCCCCACAAGGCCCGGGGCGCCGTGCAGCGGGTGCTGGAGGGCAGGGGGCACTTCCGGCAGGTGCAGCTCGCGGAGGCGAGGCTGGGGGATGGCCAGCGCCTGCTCGCCTTCAACGACCTGTTCATCGGGGCTCGCACGCACGTCTCCGCCCGCTACCAGGTGCGCTTCGGCGGCAGGCAGGAGTCGCAGTCGTCCAGCGGCGTGCTCGTGTCCACGGGCGCGGGCTCCAGCGGGTGGCTGTCGTCCGTGTTCGCCCTGGCGAGCGGCCTCACCCGTCAGACGGGGGGCACGCCGGGCCAGCCCTGGAAGCTCGGGTGGGAGGACGCGCGGCTCGCGTTCGTCGTGCGCGAGCCCTTCGTCAGCCGCCACTCCAGCGCGGACATCGTCGGCGGCTTCGTCACCGCGCAGGAGGAGCTGGTGCTCGAATCGCGGATGCCCCAGGGCGGCGTCATCTTCAGCGACGGCATGGAGGAGGACTTCCTCACCTTCGGCGCGGGCGCCACCGCGCGCATCCGACCGTCCGAACAGCGGGCCCGCCTGGTCGTGCCGTGA